A genomic region of Eucalyptus grandis isolate ANBG69807.140 chromosome 5, ASM1654582v1, whole genome shotgun sequence contains the following coding sequences:
- the LOC104445142 gene encoding LOW QUALITY PROTEIN: 60S ribosomal protein L32-1 (The sequence of the model RefSeq protein was modified relative to this genomic sequence to represent the inferred CDS: inserted 1 base in 1 codon), whose amino-acid sequence MAVPLLSKRIVKKRVKQFKRPQSDRKISVKTNWRRPKGIDSRVRRKFKGCTLMPNIGYGSDKKTRHYLPNGFKKFVVHNAKELELLMMHNRTYCAEIAHNVSTRKRKEIVERAAQLDVVVTNKLARXRSQEDE is encoded by the exons ATGGCGGTGCCTTTGCTGTCGAAGAGGATCGTCAAGAAGCGGGTCAAGCAGTTCAAGAGGCCCCAGAGCGACCGCAAGATCTCTGTCAAG ACAAACTGGCGTCGGCCCAAAGGTATTGATTCCCGAGTAAGAAGAAAATTCAAGGGATGTACTTTGATGCCAAATATCGGTTACGGATCGGACAAGAAGACCCGCCATTATCTTCCTAATGGTTTCAAGAAATTTGTTGTGCACAATGCGAAGGAGCTTGAATTATTAATGATGCATAACAG GACGTATTGTGCGGAGATTGCTCACAATGTCTCCACAAGAAAGAGGAAGGAGATTGTCGAACGAGCTGCACAGCTTGATGTCGTGGTTACGAACAAGTTGGCTA TGCGCAGCCAAGAGGATGAGTAG
- the LOC104447026 gene encoding receptor kinase-like protein Xa21, whose protein sequence is MIDLSNNQLSGSMPSFIFSASLLLDIDLGSNNLSGDLPRNICANLPDLQRLFLSFNQFSGQTPSSLSECQQLQLLSLSVNNFSGTIPRELRNLTMLTGLYLGANNLIALSSLAASSEVGNLSGLTLFNVGHNELTGPIPTTIAIIGKLQGLYLQDNKPHGPVPEDICNLPSLAFLSLSSNELNGSILLCIGNLTSLGELYLGSNRSNQLTGTIPDSLWSLNNILVLNISTNFLSGDLAPGVGNLKAVTVIDLSGDIPESFGKLVSLESLDLSSNNLTGQFPNCWSRYRTSNTGTPSFNHLSGEIPSGGSFANFTAQSFVGNEVLCGDPHLQVPLCSVTAIHQSQTKKSRLLRILPPSILAAIITLGLLFVQLRYLRRNRRLSTDEASMTFASRRRISYYKVLRATNGLSPSNLLGAGCFGSVYKGTLLDGVSIAVEVFNLELEGTLKSFKAECEVPRSMSIRHHNLVKIISSCCNLAFRALTLEYVPNGSLERWLPREGYYLDALQRLNIMIDVASGLEYPHEGYSIPIIHCDLKPNYVLLGEDLVACLCDFGITKLLGEEKSMTRTKTLTTIGYMAPEYASGGFVSTRVDVDSCGILLIETFTGKRPTDEIFSAVESLKQWVEKSLPHAVRDILDTNLLSREELTATKLDCLSSILELAVHCYAELPEERMRTNDVLAKLNKMKTVLEHMR, encoded by the exons ATGATTGACCTCAGCAATAATCAGCTCTCAGGCTCGATGCCATCCTTCATTTTCAGCGCGTCTCTGCTTTTGGACATCGATCTCGGCTCCAACAACTTATCTGGTGACCTTCCCCGGAACATTTGTGCGAATCTTCCGGACTTACAAAGACTGTTCCTGTCCTTCAATCAGTTCAGTGGACAGACACCTTCCAGTTTGTCTGAATGCCAGCAGCTTCAGCTTCTCTCCCTTTCGGTGAATAATTTTTCAGGAACCATACCCAGAGAGCTCCGAAACTTGACTATGCTAACTGGGTTATATCTAGGCGCGAACAATTTGATTG CTCTAAGCTCATTGGCAGCATCCAGCGAGGTCGGCAATTTAAGTGGCTTGACCCTTTTCAATGTCGGACATAACGAGTTGACCGGACCTATACCCACGACCATTGCAATTATAGGGAAGCTTCAAGGTTTGTATCTTCAGGACAACAAGCCGCACGGACCAGTTCCTGAAGACATCTGTAACCTCCCGAGCTTGGCTTTCTTATCCTTGAGCAGCAACGAGCTCAACGGATCAATACTTTTGTGTATTGGTAACCTTACTTCGTTAGGAGAACTCTACTTGGGTTCTAACCGTTCTAACCAGTTAACGGGCACCATACCTGATTCATTATGGAGTTTAAATAACATATTGGTGTTAAATATTTCCACAAATTTTCTGAGCGGGGATCTTGCTCCCGGAGTCGGAAATCTAAAGGCAGTGACAGTTATAGATTTATCAG GTGATATTCCTGAGTCATTTGGAAAGCTGGTGAGCTTGGAGTCTCTGGATTTATCAAGTAATAACCTGACCGGGCAATTCCCAAATTGTTGGAGTCGCTATCGTACCTCAAATACTGGAACCCCTTCTTTCAATCACTTATCAGGGGAGATTCCTTCAGGAGGATCTTTTGCAAACTTTACAGCTCAGTCATTTGTAGGAAATGAAGTTCTTTGCGGCGATCCTCATCTACAAGTTCCTCTGTGCTCTGTCACTGCCATTCATCAATCACAAACTAAGAAATCGCGTCTGCTAAGAATTCTTCCACCTTCTATTTTGGCAGCAATAATTACTTTAGGCCTTTTGTTTGTTCAGCTGCGGTATTTGAGAAGAAATAGAAGGCTTTCCACAGATGAAGCTTCAATGACCTTCGCATCAAGAAGAAGGATAAGCTACTACAAAGTTCTACGGGCAACAAATGGTCTAAGTCCAAGCAACTTGTTAGGAGCGGGGTGTTTTGGCTCGGTTTACAAAGGAACACTGTTGGATGGCGTAAGCATCGCAGTTGAGGTCTTCAATTTAGAACTAGAAGGCACTCTAAAGAGTTTCAAAGCAGAATGTGAGGTACCGAGGAGCATGAGCATTCGCCATCATAATCTCGTGAAGATCATCAGCAGTTGTTGTAACCTCGCTTTCAGAGCATTGACTCTGGAGTACGTGCCAAATGGAAGCCTAGAGAGGTGGTTACCCCGTGAGGGGTACTATTTAGACGCCCTACAGAGACTCAATATCATGATAGATGTCGCGTCTGGACTCGAGTATCCGCATGAAGGGTATTCGATTCCCATTATTCACTGTGATTTGAAACCGAACTACGTCCTATTAGGTGAAGATTTGGTTGCTTGCCTTTGTGACTTTGGCATCACCAAACTTCTAGGTGAAGAGAAGTCGATGACTCGAACCAAGACCCTCACCACCATTGGGTACATGGCACCAG AGTATGCGTCGGGTGGATTTGTTTCCACAAGAGTCGACGTGGACAGCTGTGGAATCTTGCTGATTGAAACTTTCACAGGAAAGAGGCCAACAGACGAGATTTTTTCTGCGGTAGAAAGCTTGAAGCAGTGGGTTGAGAAGTCGCTTCCTCATGCTGTTCGAGACATCCTAGATACAAATCTATTGAGCAGAGAAGAGCTAACTGCTACAAAACTGGACTGCCTGTCTTCAATCCTGGAGTTGGCTGTGCATTGTTATGCCGAGTTGCCTGAAGAAAGAATGCGCACGAATGATGTCCTTGCGAAACTCAATAAGATGAAAACAGTTCTTGAGCACATGAGATGA